One genomic segment of Labilithrix sp. includes these proteins:
- a CDS encoding 5'-nucleotidase C-terminal domain-containing protein: protein MPRLVIVSVNDVYALDNLPRLATMIAHYRREPADAVIFPLAGDFLAPSLLSSIDAGRGMVDCINAIGITHVVLGNHEDDIPPEELRARLEELEPPCLGTNVLTGLDLPRHLVIDVGPLKVGLVGVVMDDPAVYHGKPFGGALLARANDAAIAETAQLLRNGCAAVIPITHQAIADDRALAERQREPPYPVIVGGHEHTPMLVEHHGTWIVKAGAEAVQAVVTDVVWPDGGGAPAVTTRLEAVALYEEDPAVRARVDAHMEQVRELATATLLYLEPGQSLSSVGTRVRQTSIGTLICSRLRDCLGAQACLFNGGGIRASREYTTRITYGDIEAEVPFDNEIVVVPLPGRVLAAGVKASRARAPAEWGAFLQVDDRMKLTESNDVAEVDGAPLDPERLYDVALVREILVGLDHIEPLVTWARENPALVPPADSGREPKVLLVQAFALAVWRSLGGFDVLDADRDDKVTPAEIAAAVERRHPSQGPSKVLADLIVQAIDLDADRIVSRADAAQAGCTSAKRR from the coding sequence ATGCCTCGGCTCGTGATCGTGTCGGTGAACGACGTGTATGCGCTCGACAACCTGCCACGGCTCGCGACGATGATCGCGCACTACAGGCGCGAGCCCGCGGACGCCGTCATCTTCCCGCTCGCGGGCGACTTCCTCGCGCCGAGCCTCCTCTCGAGCATCGACGCCGGGCGCGGCATGGTCGACTGCATCAACGCGATCGGGATCACGCACGTCGTGCTCGGCAACCACGAGGACGACATCCCGCCGGAGGAGCTCCGCGCGCGGCTCGAGGAGCTCGAGCCGCCGTGCCTCGGCACCAACGTGCTCACCGGGCTCGACCTCCCGCGTCACCTCGTCATCGACGTGGGCCCGCTCAAGGTCGGCCTCGTCGGCGTGGTGATGGATGACCCCGCCGTCTACCACGGCAAGCCGTTCGGCGGCGCCCTCCTCGCGCGCGCGAACGACGCGGCGATCGCGGAGACGGCGCAGCTCCTCCGCAACGGGTGCGCGGCGGTGATCCCGATCACGCATCAGGCGATCGCCGACGATCGCGCGCTCGCGGAGCGCCAGCGCGAGCCGCCGTATCCGGTCATCGTCGGCGGCCACGAGCACACGCCGATGCTGGTGGAGCATCACGGGACGTGGATCGTGAAGGCGGGGGCGGAGGCGGTGCAGGCGGTCGTCACCGACGTCGTGTGGCCGGACGGCGGCGGCGCGCCGGCGGTCACGACGCGGCTCGAGGCGGTGGCGCTCTACGAGGAGGACCCCGCCGTGCGCGCCCGCGTCGACGCGCACATGGAGCAGGTGCGCGAGCTCGCGACCGCGACGCTCCTCTACCTCGAGCCGGGCCAGTCGCTCTCGTCGGTCGGGACGCGCGTGCGGCAGACGTCGATCGGGACCCTCATCTGCTCGCGGCTGCGCGACTGCCTCGGCGCGCAGGCGTGCCTCTTCAACGGCGGCGGCATCCGCGCGTCGCGCGAGTACACCACCCGCATCACCTACGGCGACATCGAGGCGGAGGTGCCGTTCGACAACGAGATCGTCGTCGTGCCGCTGCCGGGGCGCGTCCTCGCGGCGGGGGTGAAGGCGTCGCGCGCGCGCGCGCCGGCGGAGTGGGGCGCGTTCCTCCAGGTCGACGACCGCATGAAGCTGACGGAGTCGAACGACGTCGCGGAGGTCGACGGCGCGCCGCTCGATCCGGAGCGGCTCTACGACGTCGCGCTCGTGCGCGAGATCCTGGTCGGCCTCGATCACATCGAGCCGCTCGTGACGTGGGCGAGGGAGAACCCGGCCCTCGTCCCGCCCGCCGACAGCGGCCGCGAGCCGAAGGTGCTCCTCGTGCAGGCCTTCGCGCTCGCGGTCTGGAGGAGCCTCGGCGGCTTCGACGTCCTCGACGCCGACCGCGACGACAAGGTCACCCCCGCCGAGATCGCGGCCGCGGTAGAGCGACGGCATCCGTCGCAGGGCCCATCGAAGGTGCTCGCCGACCTCATCGTGCAGGCGATCGACCTCGACGCCGACCGCATCGTCTCCCGCGCCGACGCCGCCCAGGCCGGCTGCACGTCGGCGAAGCGGCGCTAG